From Melitaea cinxia chromosome 3, ilMelCinx1.1, whole genome shotgun sequence, one genomic window encodes:
- the LOC123668140 gene encoding uncharacterized protein LOC123668140, whose amino-acid sequence MKNKKKSKVKQRLHLLSLKVHLTNIRGLHSNLVAVHHHLETERPHLLFLTETQIGSPADVTYLQYPGYSLEHNFKSHAGVCMFARDDVCFRRLRNLEIPNLSIMWCLLDTGMEQIVYACTYRSHSGDRETTRMFDYLSETADMVQRRYPAAQMVFLGDFNAHHQDWLFPYQNTDHAGREALKFALSLDLTQLVQEATRVPDVDDHTPNCLDLLLTTDPDWSSVSVAAPLGTSDHCVVKSVSNFHPLDTGPTGTRRVWRYKSADWDEMRHFFASYPWRRTCFSSSDPSSCEQEISEVIRQGMEYFIPFADVSLDGKIPRWYNAECAEAAARKDSAFAAWAEAHTLKSPDITTRKRAFNSAAKSYKRVLKKARFNRIKRIGAQLASHPRGSRAFWSLSKSVEMSFCRPSLPPLLKPDGSLAFTATDKANLLANLFAENSLLDAGSASPPRHPPCDSVMSELRIRQTEVLRVLRNLDVRE is encoded by the coding sequence AtgaagaacaagaaaaaaagtaaGGTTAAACAGCGGCTGCACCTCCTCTCTCTCAAAGTGCACCTCACCAACATACGAGGATTGCACTCAAATCTCGTTGCAGTCCACCACCACCTGGAGACTGAGAGGCCGCATTTACTTTTTCTTACGGAGACGCAAATTGGTAGCCCAGCAGATGTAACGTACCTGCAGTACCCTGGGTATTCGCtcgaacataattttaaatctcacgCTGGAGTCTGTATGTTTGCTCGTGATGATGTTTGCTTCCGGCGTCTACGTAACTTAGAGATACCTAACCTTTCCATCATGTGGTGTTTATTGGATACGGGCATGGAGCAGATTGTGTATGCCTGTACCTATCGGTCGCACAGTGGTGATCGGGAGACGACTCGGATGTTCGACTATCTCAGTGAGACGGCTGATATGGTCCAACGTCGGTATCCAGCTGCCCAAATGGTATTTCTGGGGGATTTTAACGCTCACCACCAGGACTGGCTGTTCCCATACCAGAATACCGACCACGCTGGGAGAGAGGCGCTCAAATTTGCTCTGTCGCTAGATCTTACCCAGCTAGTCCAAGAAGCAACACGAGTACCCGACGTTGACGACCATACACCTAATTGTTTGGACCTTCTGTTGACAACTGACCCAGACTGGTCCTCGGTATCAGTTGCAGCTCCCCTGGGCACATCTGATCACTGTGTGGTAAAGTCAGTATCTAACTTTCACCCTCTGGATACAGGTCCTACCGGAACCAGACGTGTGTGGCGATATAAGTCGgcagattgggatgagatgcgacACTTTTTTGCATCCTACCCTTGGCGGCGGACTTGCTTCTCTTCCAGTGATCCGTCGAGTTGCGAACAAGAAATATCGGAAGTGATACGTCAGGGTATGGAGTACTTCATTCCATTTGCTGATGTATCACTAGATGGCAAGATCCCTAGGTGGTATAATGCAGAATGTGCCGAAGCTGCAGCCCGTAAGGACTCAGCGTTTGCAGCGTGGGCTGAAGCCCATACCCTTAAATCTCCAGACATAACTACGAGGAAGAGAGCGTTCAACTCTGCTGCCAAGTCCTACAAAAGGGTTCTTAAAAAAGCTCGTTTCAACCGTATTAAACGCATCGGAGCCCAACTAGCTTCCCATCCGCGCGGTAGTAGAGCATTTTGGTCACTCTCTAAGTCGGTTGAAATGAGCTTCTGCCGTCCCTCGCTGCCTCCTCTGCTTAAACCAGATGGATCGCTGGCCTTTACTGCGACAGACAAGGCTAACCTTTTAGCGAATCTGTTTGCAGAAAATTCGCTCCTTGATGCAGGTAGTGCCTCACCACCCAGACATCCACCTTGCGACTCTGTTATGTCAGAACTACGCATTCGCCAAACTGAGGTTTTGAGAGTACTCCGTAACTTGGACGTACGTGAATAA